From Streptomyces sp. HUAS MG91, the proteins below share one genomic window:
- a CDS encoding PD-(D/E)XK nuclease family protein codes for METSTKTGAESGPEKPAARPASLSPSRASDFMQCPLLYRFRVIDKLPEKPSEAATRGTLVHAVLERLFDAPALERTASRAKSLIPGQWDRLREARPELAELFADTDEGAAGERMARWLGDAERLVERWFTLEDPTRLEPAERELFVEAELESGLKLRGIIDRVDVAPTGDVRIVDYKTGKAPRPEYAEGALFQMKFYALVVWRLKGVVPRRLQLVYLGSGDVITYDPVVSDLERVERKLHALWEAIQLATESGDWRPRPTKLCGWCDHQAVCPEFGGTPPPYPLQIVAAVPPPAQESVRVAESGEA; via the coding sequence ATGGAGACCAGTACGAAGACGGGCGCTGAGAGCGGCCCCGAGAAGCCCGCCGCGCGGCCGGCCTCGCTGTCGCCCTCGCGCGCGAGCGATTTCATGCAGTGCCCGTTGCTGTACCGGTTCCGGGTGATCGACAAGCTGCCGGAGAAGCCGAGCGAGGCGGCGACCAGAGGCACCCTGGTCCATGCCGTGCTGGAGCGGCTCTTCGACGCCCCGGCCCTGGAGCGGACGGCGTCGCGCGCCAAGTCGCTGATTCCGGGGCAGTGGGACCGGCTGCGGGAGGCGCGGCCGGAGCTGGCCGAGCTGTTCGCGGATACCGACGAGGGTGCCGCGGGCGAGCGGATGGCCCGCTGGCTCGGGGACGCCGAGCGGCTGGTCGAGCGCTGGTTCACGCTGGAGGACCCGACGCGTCTGGAGCCCGCCGAGCGGGAGCTGTTCGTCGAGGCCGAGCTGGAGTCGGGACTCAAGCTGCGCGGGATCATCGACCGGGTCGACGTGGCGCCGACCGGTGACGTGCGGATCGTCGACTACAAGACGGGCAAGGCGCCCCGCCCCGAGTACGCCGAGGGCGCCCTGTTCCAGATGAAGTTCTACGCGCTGGTGGTGTGGCGGCTGAAGGGCGTCGTGCCGCGGCGCCTGCAGCTCGTGTATCTCGGGAGCGGGGACGTCATCACGTACGACCCGGTCGTCTCCGACCTGGAGCGGGTGGAGCGGAAGCTGCACGCGCTGTGGGAGGCGATCCAGCTGGCCACGGAGAGCGGGGACTGGCGGCCGCGGCCGACGAAGCTGTGCGGCTGGTGCGATCACCAGGCCGTCTGTCCGGAATTCGGGGGTACTCCCCCGCCCTATCCGCTGCAGATCGTGGCGGCCGTGCCGCCGCCCGCGCAGGAGTCGGTCAGGGTGGCCGAGTCGGGCGAGGCGTAG
- a CDS encoding response regulator transcription factor, translated as MAIRVLLVDDQPLLRTGFRMILEAEQDIAVVGEAGDGLQALDQVRALQPDVVLMDIRMPRMDGVEATRQITGPGRDGPAKVLVLTTFDLDEYVVEALKAGASGFLLKDAPANELVQAIRVVAAGEAMLAPSITRRLLDKYADHLPSGDEPVPDTLHTLTEREVEVLKLVARGLSNAEIAADLFVSETTVKTHVGHVLTKLGLRDRVQAAVYAYESGLVRPGAQ; from the coding sequence GTGGCGATCCGTGTCCTACTGGTCGACGACCAGCCTCTGCTGCGTACGGGTTTCCGGATGATTCTGGAGGCCGAGCAGGACATCGCGGTCGTCGGTGAGGCCGGGGACGGCCTCCAGGCGCTCGATCAGGTGCGCGCGCTGCAGCCCGATGTGGTGCTGATGGACATCCGGATGCCGCGGATGGACGGGGTCGAGGCGACCCGGCAGATCACCGGTCCGGGGCGGGACGGCCCGGCGAAGGTGCTGGTCCTCACGACCTTCGATCTGGACGAGTACGTCGTGGAGGCGCTGAAGGCGGGTGCCAGTGGCTTCCTCCTCAAGGACGCCCCGGCCAATGAGCTGGTGCAGGCGATCCGGGTGGTGGCCGCCGGTGAGGCGATGCTGGCGCCGAGCATCACGCGCCGGCTGCTCGACAAGTACGCGGACCATCTGCCGTCGGGCGACGAGCCGGTTCCGGACACGCTGCACACGCTGACCGAGCGCGAGGTCGAGGTGCTCAAGCTGGTCGCGCGCGGGCTGTCGAACGCGGAGATCGCCGCCGACCTGTTCGTGAGCGAGACGACGGTGAAGACCCATGTCGGCCATGTGCTGACGAAGCTGGGACTGCGCGACCGGGTGCAGGCGGCGGTGTACGCGTACGAGAGCGGGCTCGTCCGGCCGGGCGCCCAGTAG
- a CDS encoding ABC transporter substrate-binding protein — protein MNRKTLVLSAVVGLLAPALAACGGSDSGSGGDAIVVGTTDQFELTPDTPAPFDPAYSYDAGVWNVLQQTLQTLVAVPKGGGEPTPEAAESCGFTDSGSERYACKLRDGLQFSDGTPVTAADVKYSIDRVRGIDSDSGIAGLLSTIDTVEVVGKREVVFHLNTPDATFPYKLTTPAAALVNPDDYAKNKLRDGFDISGSGVYTLKTEVKDKKVVKATFSKNPHYKGQFKVNSDTVEMRSMSSAEAMETALEKGDIDVMGRTLTPDQIAKYSAKVPDGVNFVATQGLETNFLGFSLKQGQVGDKAVRQAIAQVVDRGQIASEAYKSTSQSLYSLVPAGVVGHANSFFNQYNDPDKAKAAEILHRAGITTPVKLSLHYTQDHYGPVMKKQFELLAQQLDDSGLFKTEIHETKKWSKFRAEELAGKYQVYGMGWVADFPDADNFLAPFLDKDNFLASTYTNSTITRDLIPASRRESDRAAASKTLKRIQDMVADDVPMLPLTQSKQYIAAGDDITGAEWALSATSLLQLWELGRGVSG, from the coding sequence ATGAACCGCAAGACTCTGGTGCTGTCGGCCGTCGTCGGCCTGCTCGCCCCTGCGCTGGCCGCGTGCGGAGGCTCGGACAGCGGTAGTGGTGGCGATGCCATCGTGGTGGGTACGACCGACCAGTTCGAGCTCACCCCCGACACCCCGGCCCCGTTCGACCCGGCGTACTCCTACGACGCGGGCGTGTGGAACGTGCTGCAGCAGACCCTGCAGACCCTCGTGGCGGTGCCCAAGGGCGGCGGCGAGCCGACCCCGGAGGCGGCGGAGAGCTGCGGGTTCACCGACAGCGGCAGCGAGCGCTACGCGTGCAAGCTGCGGGACGGCCTGCAGTTCTCCGACGGCACGCCGGTCACGGCGGCCGACGTGAAGTACTCGATCGACCGCGTCCGCGGCATCGACAGCGACAGCGGTATCGCGGGTCTGCTCTCGACGATCGACACCGTCGAGGTCGTCGGCAAGCGCGAGGTCGTCTTCCACCTCAACACGCCGGACGCGACCTTCCCGTACAAGCTGACCACCCCGGCCGCCGCCCTCGTCAACCCCGACGACTACGCGAAGAACAAGCTCCGCGACGGCTTCGACATCAGCGGGTCCGGCGTCTACACGCTGAAGACCGAGGTCAAGGACAAGAAGGTCGTCAAGGCGACCTTCAGCAAGAACCCGCACTACAAGGGCCAGTTCAAGGTCAACAGCGACACGGTCGAGATGCGCTCGATGTCCAGCGCCGAGGCCATGGAGACCGCCCTCGAAAAGGGCGACATCGACGTCATGGGCCGGACGCTGACGCCCGATCAGATCGCCAAGTACTCGGCCAAGGTGCCCGACGGCGTCAACTTCGTCGCGACGCAGGGCCTGGAGACCAACTTCCTCGGCTTCTCGCTCAAGCAGGGCCAGGTGGGCGACAAGGCCGTCCGCCAGGCGATCGCCCAGGTCGTCGACCGCGGGCAGATAGCCTCCGAGGCGTACAAGTCGACCTCCCAGTCGCTGTACTCGCTCGTCCCCGCCGGCGTCGTGGGCCACGCCAACTCGTTCTTCAACCAGTACAACGACCCGGACAAGGCGAAGGCGGCCGAGATCCTGCACCGGGCGGGCATCACCACGCCCGTCAAGCTCTCGCTGCACTACACGCAGGACCACTACGGCCCGGTCATGAAGAAGCAGTTCGAGCTGCTGGCCCAGCAGCTCGACGACAGCGGCCTGTTCAAGACCGAGATCCACGAGACCAAGAAGTGGAGCAAGTTCCGCGCCGAGGAGCTGGCCGGCAAGTACCAGGTCTACGGCATGGGCTGGGTCGCCGACTTCCCCGACGCCGACAACTTCCTGGCGCCGTTCCTCGACAAGGACAACTTCCTCGCGTCGACGTACACGAACTCCACCATCACGCGCGACCTCATCCCCGCCTCGCGCCGTGAGTCCGACCGCGCGGCCGCGTCCAAGACGCTGAAGCGGATCCAGGACATGGTCGCCGACGACGTCCCGATGCTGCCGCTGACCCAGAGCAAGCAGTACATCGCCGCCGGCGACGACATCACCGGCGCCGAGTGGGCCCTGTCCGCCACCTCGCTGCTCCAGCTCTGGGAGCTGGGCCGCGGCGTCAGCGGCTGA
- a CDS encoding HAD family phosphatase — MTSTVPALGTRTAEGSALQAVLLDMDGTLVDTEGFWWDAESAVFADLGHTLDPAWKQVVVGGPMTRSAGFLIEATGADISVPEVSVLLNDAFERRIGQNLPLMPGAARLLGELAAQRVPTALVSASHRRIIDRVLHSLGPANFHLTIAGDEVARTKPHPDPYLIAAAGLGAAPERCAVIEDTATGVAAAEAAGCHVVAVPSVAPIEPAHRRTVVPSLEHVNLPFLHGLMTP, encoded by the coding sequence ATGACCAGTACGGTCCCCGCACTCGGTACCCGAACGGCCGAAGGGTCTGCCCTTCAGGCCGTACTCCTCGACATGGACGGGACCCTCGTCGACACCGAGGGGTTCTGGTGGGACGCGGAATCCGCCGTCTTCGCCGACCTCGGGCACACCCTCGACCCGGCCTGGAAGCAGGTCGTCGTCGGCGGCCCCATGACCCGCAGCGCGGGCTTCCTCATCGAGGCGACCGGTGCCGACATCTCCGTGCCCGAGGTGTCCGTGCTGCTCAACGACGCCTTCGAGCGGCGCATCGGGCAGAACCTGCCGCTGATGCCGGGCGCCGCGCGGCTGCTCGGCGAACTCGCCGCCCAGCGGGTGCCGACCGCGCTCGTCTCCGCCTCCCACCGGCGCATCATCGACCGCGTCCTGCACTCGCTCGGCCCCGCCAACTTCCACCTCACCATCGCCGGCGACGAGGTCGCCCGCACCAAGCCGCACCCCGACCCGTATCTGATCGCCGCCGCCGGACTCGGCGCCGCACCGGAGCGCTGCGCCGTCATCGAGGACACCGCCACCGGGGTCGCCGCCGCCGAGGCCGCCGGCTGCCACGTCGTCGCCGTCCCGTCCGTCGCCCCCATCGAGCCGGCCCACCGGCGCACCGTCGTGCCCTCCCTCGAACACGTCAACCTGCCTTTCCTGCACGGCCTCATGACGCCCTGA